The DNA window CTTCATCTTCATATCCTAAAAATCTTTTTGTGTTTGTACCGCACATTCGATGAACTATCACTTCTGTAATTTCGTCTTTAATTCAGCGATGTCCTTGTCAATCAATGCCTCTTCAGCATAACTCGAAAATTCACGCTCTAATTTCATATCCTGATATGGGACATCCATTTCAGCCGCCGCTTTCGCCAAAGTGGCGGCTTCAGTCGCATCCTGATCCATCTGCACAAGTGTTTCAAGGGCTTTACTGTTCTGTATCTCTTTCAGCATCTCGCGAAGATGTACTTCAGCATCAACATTCCTATGTTTCGCGACGACGGTGGCTTTCTCTCCTTCCGCCTCCATCATTTTCTGCTGAAAATGCTCAAGGAGATCATTGAGATTTCGGACTATCTGTTTCTGATCTTCCCATTGGTTTTTATATTGATCCGCTAACCGTCGATATTCGTTTCGTTTTTCCAAAT is part of the Candidatus Poribacteria bacterium genome and encodes:
- a CDS encoding PspA/IM30 family protein: MGDKFAETVVVKFEPESEQTEVETEDPERVLEGVIVEMKNRLAEAREKVNASIGVEKQFQDAYENAVSQAEQWQERAVISLEAGREDLAREDLEKRNEYRRLADQYKNQWEDQKQIVRNLNDLLEHFQQKMMEAEGEKATVVAKHRNVDAEVHLREMLKEIQNSKALETLVQMDQDATEAATLAKAAAEMDVPYQDMKLEREFSSYAEEALIDKDIAELKTKLQK